A genomic region of uncultured Paludibaculum sp. contains the following coding sequences:
- a CDS encoding homoserine dehydrogenase, with the protein MKDVNLGIVGLGNVGSGTLTILAENGDEIARKLGFRLNVTAVCSRSVKTKTLPAGLKPRLVTPDWREVVASPDVDVVAELIGGTGTAREVVEAALAAGKSVVTANKELVALEGVALWRQAEANGVTLAMEASVCGGIPIHSVLREGIAGDRIETLFGILNGTSNYILTEIEDHGSDFNAVLAEAQKLGYAEADPTADVDGFDARSKLALLTSLAFGVQLAPADIPTEGIRRISPTDFQYASQLDCTIKLLCSARRVDGGLFVSVRPALLSKRAIMAGVKGAYNAVWSRGTFGADTFYYGRGAGPNPTGVAVVSDLMRVARSLRPEPAHRVPPFAFTSLTESKPLEIGLQKRPWYLRFRITDQPGIIRDLSSILAEHSISIDAVLQLPDLDKHNLPFVITLENSPESAVRLAVEKMGRLPFMVEPPLALPMEKGV; encoded by the coding sequence ATGAAGGACGTCAATTTAGGCATCGTTGGCCTCGGCAATGTCGGCAGTGGGACACTTACCATTCTGGCTGAAAACGGGGACGAAATCGCCCGCAAACTGGGCTTTCGTTTGAATGTCACGGCTGTTTGCTCCAGGAGCGTGAAGACCAAAACGCTGCCTGCGGGGCTCAAGCCTCGCTTGGTCACACCGGACTGGCGAGAGGTAGTCGCGAGTCCCGACGTGGATGTCGTGGCCGAGCTCATCGGAGGCACGGGCACGGCCCGCGAAGTCGTGGAAGCCGCGCTCGCCGCCGGCAAGTCCGTGGTCACCGCGAACAAAGAGCTGGTCGCGTTGGAGGGTGTTGCTCTCTGGCGGCAGGCCGAAGCGAACGGGGTCACCCTGGCGATGGAAGCCTCCGTGTGCGGCGGCATCCCCATTCATTCCGTCCTGCGCGAGGGCATCGCGGGCGACCGAATCGAGACCCTGTTCGGCATCCTGAACGGCACCAGCAACTACATCCTCACCGAGATTGAGGATCATGGCTCGGACTTCAACGCAGTGCTGGCCGAAGCGCAGAAACTGGGTTACGCCGAAGCCGACCCCACCGCCGATGTCGATGGTTTCGACGCGCGATCGAAGCTGGCCTTGCTGACCTCCCTCGCGTTCGGCGTGCAGTTGGCGCCCGCCGATATCCCGACGGAAGGCATCCGGCGCATCAGTCCCACGGATTTCCAGTACGCGAGCCAACTCGACTGCACCATCAAGCTGCTGTGCTCCGCCCGGCGTGTGGACGGCGGCCTGTTTGTATCCGTGCGGCCCGCGCTGCTTTCCAAGCGGGCCATCATGGCCGGCGTCAAAGGCGCCTACAACGCCGTGTGGTCGCGTGGGACGTTTGGCGCGGATACGTTCTACTATGGCCGCGGCGCCGGACCCAACCCTACCGGTGTGGCCGTTGTGAGTGACCTGATGCGCGTGGCGCGCTCTCTGCGCCCCGAGCCGGCTCATCGCGTCCCCCCCTTCGCCTTCACCAGTCTCACCGAGTCGAAACCGCTGGAGATCGGGTTGCAGAAGCGCCCGTGGTATCTGCGCTTCCGGATCACCGATCAACCGGGCATCATTCGCGACCTGTCTTCCATCCTGGCCGAGCACTCCATCTCGATCGACGCCGTGCTCCAGCTGCCTGATCTGGACAAGCACAATCTGCCCTTCGTCATCACCCTCGAAAACTCACCGGAATCGGCGGTCCGCCTGGCCGTCGAAAAGATGGGCCGCCTGCCGTTCATGGTGGAGCCGCCGCTGGCGCTGCCCATGGAGAAGGGAGTCTGA
- a CDS encoding class I SAM-dependent methyltransferase, which produces MDSFQFDLEEMKRHDAEAERRFPGPDYRQVLRWLHEHLRPRVYVEIGVLRGDTMLLANPDTVAVGVDPAADVQAPLPRNARLFRMTSDDFFQREELDAICASDSLGLAFVDGLHLFEQVIRDVHGLMDYAGPETIVALHDTVPLNAETSTRVRRTEFHTGDVWKAVVYLRAHWPELRVLTIPAAPTGITLLRGFGARQTATPDGALLSRIAALDWPYFEQHHTRFLNLGLNEQAALHSFCQ; this is translated from the coding sequence ATGGATTCTTTCCAATTCGACCTCGAGGAGATGAAGCGGCACGATGCGGAGGCGGAGCGGCGATTTCCGGGGCCGGACTATCGCCAGGTGCTGCGCTGGCTGCATGAGCATCTGAGGCCGAGAGTGTACGTGGAGATTGGCGTGCTGCGCGGCGACACGATGCTGCTGGCGAATCCAGATACCGTGGCCGTGGGCGTGGATCCGGCAGCCGACGTGCAGGCACCGCTGCCGCGGAATGCACGGCTCTTTCGCATGACTAGCGACGACTTTTTCCAACGGGAGGAACTGGACGCGATCTGTGCATCGGACAGCCTGGGGTTGGCCTTTGTCGACGGATTGCACCTGTTCGAGCAGGTGATTCGTGATGTCCACGGCCTGATGGACTATGCCGGCCCGGAGACCATCGTGGCCCTGCACGACACGGTCCCGCTGAACGCGGAGACCTCGACGCGGGTTCGGAGGACGGAGTTCCACACGGGTGACGTCTGGAAGGCGGTCGTCTATTTGCGAGCGCATTGGCCGGAGCTGCGAGTCCTGACGATTCCGGCAGCGCCGACAGGCATTACGCTGCTGCGCGGATTCGGCGCCAGACAGACGGCCACGCCGGATGGGGCGTTGCTCAGCCGGATTGCAGCGTTGGACTGGCCGTATTTCGAACAGCATCACACACGGTTCCTGAATCTTGGGCTGAACGAGCAGGCGGCGCTTCATTCCTTCTGCCAGTAA
- a CDS encoding dihydroorotase, which yields MKLLIQNGRVICPETGHDAVADVLIEDGRIAGVARGISAEGAKVIDAAGLVVAPGFIDIHVHLREPGFEHAETIETGARAAAAGGFTTVCCMPNTNPVNDSATVTKYIVETARRKAAINVFPIGAITKGSNGEELASIGSMIAAGAVAISDDGKPVMNARVIRRAMETARALDIPVIEHCEDLNLSAGGDMHECDDSVRLGLRGIPSASEDVMVARDIILAELTGARYHVAHISTQNAVAMVAYAKQRGLRVTAEATQHHIALDTGHMKPYDSAYKMKPPLRCAHDVQAVVGGVVSGAIDCLATDHAPHAGDDKMQEFERCPFGIIGLETALGVSLEVLVHSGLVSLPRLIALYTSEPARVIGWKGELARGALKPGYVGDVTVFHPEYPWVYDVRNSLSKSSNTPFSGRTFRGGPILTIVNGEVVWRASGF from the coding sequence GTGAAACTGCTGATTCAAAACGGGCGCGTCATCTGCCCCGAGACCGGCCACGACGCCGTTGCGGATGTGCTGATAGAAGACGGCCGGATCGCCGGCGTGGCCCGGGGCATCTCCGCCGAGGGCGCCAAAGTGATCGACGCCGCGGGCCTGGTTGTGGCACCCGGTTTCATCGACATCCATGTCCATCTGCGGGAACCCGGGTTCGAACACGCGGAGACCATCGAGACGGGTGCCCGGGCGGCGGCGGCAGGCGGGTTCACCACCGTTTGCTGTATGCCGAACACCAACCCGGTAAACGATTCGGCGACCGTGACCAAGTACATCGTCGAAACGGCACGCCGGAAGGCGGCCATCAACGTCTTCCCCATCGGCGCCATCACCAAGGGGAGCAATGGCGAGGAACTGGCTTCGATCGGCTCGATGATCGCGGCCGGCGCCGTGGCTATCAGCGACGACGGCAAGCCGGTGATGAACGCGCGGGTAATCCGGCGCGCCATGGAAACGGCCCGCGCGCTGGACATTCCCGTCATCGAGCACTGCGAGGATCTCAATCTCAGCGCGGGCGGCGATATGCACGAGTGCGACGACTCGGTGCGGCTGGGATTGCGCGGCATACCTTCGGCGTCGGAAGACGTGATGGTGGCACGCGATATCATCCTGGCCGAACTCACCGGCGCCCGTTACCACGTCGCTCATATCTCGACACAGAATGCCGTGGCCATGGTCGCCTATGCCAAGCAGCGCGGCCTGCGCGTGACCGCCGAGGCCACGCAACACCACATTGCCCTCGACACGGGGCACATGAAGCCGTATGACTCGGCGTACAAGATGAAGCCGCCGCTTCGCTGCGCCCACGACGTGCAGGCGGTGGTCGGCGGTGTCGTTAGTGGGGCGATCGATTGCCTGGCGACAGACCACGCGCCGCATGCGGGCGACGACAAGATGCAGGAGTTCGAGCGCTGCCCGTTCGGCATCATCGGCCTGGAAACCGCGCTCGGCGTCTCACTCGAAGTACTGGTGCATTCCGGGCTGGTCAGTCTGCCGCGCCTGATTGCGCTCTATACCTCGGAACCGGCGCGTGTCATCGGGTGGAAGGGCGAACTGGCGCGCGGCGCGCTGAAACCCGGCTACGTCGGAGATGTGACCGTGTTTCATCCTGAGTATCCCTGGGTGTACGACGTCAGGAACAGCCTGTCGAAGTCCAGCAATACGCCGTTTAGCGGACGGACGTTCCGCGGCGGACCCATCCTGACCATCGTCAACGGCGAAGTGGTCTGGCGCGCATCGGGATTCTGA
- a CDS encoding ASKHA domain-containing protein, with amino-acid sequence MKLDLQPGPGRHLSDLLFATGVEFPCGGEANCGGCRVRVLSGQVPATAPMRQVLSEEEIAAGWRLACVAEADGPVSVEVDQWTVRILSDEQSVALEPRPGRGAVIDLGTTTLVVQTVDLATGEVLGVETDLNPQARFGADVMSRIQYQLHHPGSLTGLIRERLGAMLQGSGPLEEILIVGNTAMHHLFCGLDVEPLSHVPFESPTLGAVQVELDWPGPAIFLPNLGGFVGSDLLAGIVATGLDTSSHRTALFDIGTNGEIVVGSSQGIRCASTAAGPAFEGGRISKGMRAGAGAIDSVHAGLECRVIGGVPARGICGSGLVDAVAVARQQGLILPGGRVTTADRRIPLTPEVALTQGDIRELQLAKGAMAAGLKMLNPHPPEKLYLAGAFGNYIRQSSACAIGLLPEGCLVEPVGNSALRGARILLLTPSTRRERLERLLSITTHVELASDPDFQDLFAESMTLMSYTLE; translated from the coding sequence GTGAAACTCGATCTCCAGCCGGGCCCGGGCCGACACCTGTCGGATCTGCTCTTCGCCACGGGTGTCGAGTTCCCGTGCGGCGGCGAGGCCAACTGCGGCGGCTGCCGTGTGCGGGTCCTCTCCGGCCAGGTCCCAGCCACCGCGCCCATGCGCCAGGTGCTTTCCGAGGAGGAGATCGCCGCCGGCTGGCGCCTTGCCTGCGTGGCGGAAGCCGACGGCCCTGTCTCCGTCGAGGTGGACCAGTGGACCGTCCGGATCCTCTCCGACGAGCAATCGGTAGCCTTGGAGCCGCGTCCGGGACGCGGCGCGGTCATCGACCTGGGAACCACCACGCTGGTCGTCCAGACGGTGGATCTGGCCACGGGCGAGGTCCTCGGTGTCGAGACGGACCTGAATCCCCAGGCCCGCTTCGGTGCCGATGTGATGAGCCGGATCCAGTATCAGCTCCACCACCCCGGTAGCCTGACCGGGTTGATCCGGGAGCGGCTGGGCGCCATGCTGCAGGGCTCGGGCCCGCTCGAAGAGATTCTGATCGTGGGCAACACCGCGATGCACCACCTCTTCTGCGGTCTGGACGTCGAACCGCTCTCCCATGTCCCCTTCGAATCGCCCACCCTGGGGGCGGTCCAGGTCGAACTGGACTGGCCCGGACCGGCTATCTTCCTGCCCAACCTGGGGGGGTTCGTTGGCAGCGATCTCCTGGCCGGGATCGTTGCGACTGGCCTGGATACGTCCAGCCACCGGACAGCGCTCTTCGACATCGGAACAAACGGCGAAATCGTCGTCGGATCCAGCCAGGGCATCCGGTGCGCCAGCACGGCGGCCGGCCCGGCGTTCGAGGGTGGCCGCATCTCCAAGGGCATGCGCGCCGGGGCGGGAGCCATCGACAGCGTCCACGCCGGGTTGGAGTGCCGCGTGATCGGCGGCGTCCCGGCGCGAGGCATCTGCGGCAGCGGCCTGGTGGACGCCGTGGCCGTGGCCCGGCAGCAAGGCCTCATCCTGCCCGGCGGCCGCGTCACAACAGCCGACAGGCGGATCCCCCTCACCCCGGAAGTGGCTCTCACGCAAGGCGATATCCGCGAACTCCAACTAGCCAAGGGCGCCATGGCCGCCGGGCTGAAGATGCTCAACCCCCATCCGCCCGAGAAGCTCTATCTGGCCGGAGCCTTCGGCAACTACATCCGCCAGTCCAGCGCCTGCGCCATTGGGCTCCTGCCGGAAGGCTGCCTCGTGGAGCCAGTCGGCAACTCCGCCCTGCGCGGCGCGCGCATCCTACTCCTAACACCTTCGACCCGCCGGGAGCGACTCGAACGCCTGCTTTCGATCACGACACATGTCGAGTTGGCCAGCGATCCGGACTTCCAGGATCTGTTCGCCGAGTCCATGACCTTAATGTCCTACACACTGGAGTGA
- the pyrR gene encoding bifunctional pyr operon transcriptional regulator/uracil phosphoribosyltransferase PyrR, with protein MSATREKAQLMSASEIDRTLVRLAHEVLEKTIDLEKLAFIGIRRRGIPMAQRLARKIEELEKVHVPVGVLDIKLYRDDLSTVGPKPVVSDTKIDFSVAGLDVVLMDDVLYTGRTIRAALDALFELGRPARVQLLVLIDRGHRELPIEAQYVGRKVPTSSREIIEVKFQEIDQLEKVLLVEKVD; from the coding sequence ATGAGCGCAACGCGAGAAAAAGCCCAACTGATGAGCGCTTCCGAGATCGACCGTACCCTGGTGCGGCTCGCTCACGAGGTGCTGGAAAAAACCATTGACCTGGAGAAGCTGGCCTTTATCGGCATCCGGCGGCGCGGGATTCCGATGGCACAGCGGCTGGCGAGAAAGATCGAGGAGTTGGAGAAAGTCCATGTGCCGGTGGGCGTGCTGGACATCAAGCTCTACAGGGACGATCTCTCGACGGTAGGCCCGAAGCCTGTGGTCAGCGACACGAAGATTGACTTCTCGGTCGCCGGCCTGGATGTCGTGCTGATGGACGACGTGCTCTACACCGGCCGCACGATTCGTGCCGCCCTCGACGCCCTCTTTGAACTGGGCCGTCCGGCGCGCGTGCAGTTGCTGGTGTTGATCGACCGCGGCCATCGCGAACTTCCGATCGAAGCGCAGTATGTGGGCCGCAAGGTACCCACATCGTCCCGCGAGATCATCGAGGTGAAGTTCCAGGAGATCGATCAGCTCGAAAAGGTGCTGCTGGTGGAGAAGGTCGACTGA
- a CDS encoding aspartate carbamoyltransferase catalytic subunit — translation MPQGLLGIEGVERAEIEQILERARAFQPHGGQTFAKVNTCTGRLVVNMFFENSTRTRSSFEIAAKRLGADTLSITASGSSVTKGESLVDTINTLVAMRPSAIVMRHAASGAPHFLSRHLTTPIVNAGDGTHEHPTQALLDARTILDRCGRLEGLRVVIIGDIAHSRVARSNIHLLSKFGVDLVLCGPPMLLPREMSHVAPGVTLEYDLQRAVKDADVIMMLRVQLERIHEPTMPAGEYFRFYGLRQEHMALARPDAIVMHPGPMNRGREISSEVADSQQSMILSQVENGVSVRMAVLERVLLQ, via the coding sequence ATGCCGCAGGGCCTACTCGGAATTGAGGGCGTCGAACGGGCCGAGATCGAGCAGATCCTCGAACGAGCCCGCGCCTTTCAGCCGCACGGTGGACAGACCTTCGCCAAGGTGAACACGTGTACCGGGCGTTTAGTGGTGAACATGTTTTTCGAAAACTCGACGCGCACGCGCTCGAGTTTTGAGATTGCTGCCAAACGCCTGGGCGCGGACACGCTGAGCATCACGGCCTCGGGCTCCAGCGTCACCAAGGGCGAGAGTCTGGTGGACACCATCAACACGCTGGTGGCCATGCGTCCCTCGGCCATCGTGATGCGGCATGCCGCATCGGGCGCGCCGCACTTCCTTTCCCGCCACCTGACGACGCCCATTGTCAATGCGGGCGATGGAACGCACGAACATCCTACTCAGGCCTTGCTGGACGCCCGCACGATTCTCGACCGCTGCGGCCGTCTGGAGGGTCTGCGCGTGGTCATCATCGGCGACATCGCGCACAGCCGCGTGGCGCGATCGAACATTCACCTGCTTTCGAAGTTCGGAGTCGATCTGGTGCTGTGCGGGCCGCCCATGCTGCTGCCTCGCGAGATGAGCCACGTCGCGCCGGGCGTCACGCTGGAGTACGACCTTCAGCGCGCCGTGAAGGATGCGGACGTCATCATGATGCTGCGCGTTCAGCTCGAGCGGATTCATGAACCAACCATGCCGGCGGGCGAGTACTTCCGCTTCTACGGCTTGCGTCAGGAGCATATGGCCCTGGCCCGGCCCGATGCGATCGTCATGCATCCAGGCCCGATGAACCGCGGCCGTGAGATCTCTTCGGAAGTGGCCGACTCGCAGCAGTCGATGATTCTCAGCCAGGTGGAGAACGGCGTGTCGGTGCGCATGGCGGTTCTGGAAAGGGTACTGCTGCAGTGA
- a CDS encoding methyltransferase domain-containing protein, with translation MKILMLLLATATLYGQAADKANARYRTAEGREGMLTSLGAPDRPNRIHAETIVKILKIQPGQTVADIGTGAGALLSALTPAVGPTGHVYAEDIFDDFLSAAKKRHAAATNIKFVLGSEKDVKLPAGCCDVAVTVDAYHHYDYPAEMLASIRKALKPGGKFAVVDYYRRPGAMGPGGNPMEHIRIDKDAVIKEVQAQGFKLLETTDTVENSQYIAVFSR, from the coding sequence ATGAAGATCCTGATGCTGTTGCTTGCGACCGCCACGCTGTATGGGCAGGCCGCCGACAAGGCAAATGCCCGCTACCGCACGGCGGAGGGCCGGGAGGGCATGCTTACCAGCCTGGGTGCGCCCGACCGTCCCAATCGCATCCATGCCGAGACCATCGTCAAGATCCTCAAGATCCAGCCCGGCCAGACCGTGGCCGACATCGGGACCGGCGCCGGAGCGCTGTTGAGTGCGCTCACGCCCGCCGTGGGGCCGACGGGACACGTTTACGCCGAGGACATCTTCGACGACTTCCTCAGCGCGGCGAAGAAGCGGCATGCCGCCGCGACGAACATTAAATTTGTGTTGGGAAGCGAAAAAGACGTGAAACTGCCCGCGGGCTGCTGCGATGTGGCGGTGACTGTCGATGCTTACCACCACTACGACTATCCAGCCGAGATGCTGGCCTCCATTCGCAAGGCCCTGAAACCCGGTGGAAAGTTCGCGGTTGTCGACTACTATCGCCGTCCCGGTGCAATGGGGCCGGGCGGAAACCCGATGGAACACATCCGAATCGATAAGGACGCGGTGATCAAGGAAGTGCAGGCGCAGGGGTTCAAGCTGCTGGAGACCACCGATACCGTCGAGAATTCGCAATACATCGCGGTCTTCTCGAGGTAG
- a CDS encoding TylF/MycF/NovP-related O-methyltransferase, with amino-acid sequence METLYLDLLKKCLLGETSWENEARILYLRDCAQGTRTYDCDTELHLEQRLPEFCRQFRELSRIGRFVDDRVENLGYQPTMVGRLRLENVEDCLNCILRDSIPGDLMECGVWQGGVTIFMRGFLRARGITDRLVWVADSFAGIPASRLPQDLDEDLSAARFPNLAVPLERVKSLFVRYDLLDAQVRFLEGLFRDTLPCAPIGTLALLRIDADLYESTRDVLEALYSKVSPGGFVIVDDYGCIPACRQAVDEFLALRGLTPTIHQVDWTGVYWQKE; translated from the coding sequence ATGGAAACGCTCTATCTCGACTTGCTAAAGAAATGTCTGCTCGGCGAAACCTCCTGGGAGAACGAAGCCCGTATTCTCTATTTGCGCGACTGCGCGCAAGGAACGCGTACCTACGATTGCGACACCGAACTCCATCTTGAGCAGCGCTTGCCCGAGTTCTGCCGGCAGTTTCGGGAGCTGAGTCGCATCGGCCGTTTCGTGGACGACCGCGTCGAGAACCTCGGCTATCAACCCACAATGGTCGGGCGTCTCCGCCTGGAGAACGTCGAGGATTGTCTCAATTGCATCCTGCGTGACTCCATCCCCGGCGACCTCATGGAGTGCGGTGTCTGGCAGGGCGGCGTCACCATCTTTATGCGCGGATTCCTCCGTGCGCGCGGCATCACCGATCGCCTGGTTTGGGTGGCCGATTCCTTCGCCGGCATCCCTGCCTCTCGGTTGCCCCAGGATCTGGACGAGGACCTCAGCGCCGCCCGTTTTCCGAACCTCGCGGTCCCATTGGAACGGGTCAAGAGTCTGTTCGTGCGTTACGATCTGCTCGATGCCCAAGTACGTTTTCTGGAAGGCCTCTTTCGCGATACACTGCCGTGCGCGCCCATCGGCACACTGGCCCTGCTCCGCATTGACGCGGACCTCTACGAGTCCACCCGCGACGTACTCGAGGCGCTCTACTCCAAAGTCTCCCCTGGCGGCTTTGTCATCGTGGACGACTACGGCTGCATACCCGCCTGCCGTCAGGCCGTAGACGAGTTTCTCGCCCTCCGCGGTCTGACCCCAACCATCCACCAGGTGGATTGGACCGGTGTTTACTGGCAGAAGGAATGA
- a CDS encoding hemerythrin domain-containing protein, with the protein MIRAEALFAKKSERSTLDAPLDHLKACHRRIEERLDTMERAAARLETHRDRALEAFESAFHFMDTSGVMHTEDEELSVFPRLRPLMEPGELSYLAGLEHEHTEAHRLYTELKDIYSAPGDVSQIKSVVSRLATLYRAHIQSEDKTLQGYAAQHLVQEDLAAISAEMKARRNPAA; encoded by the coding sequence ATGATTCGTGCGGAAGCCCTGTTCGCCAAGAAGTCCGAGCGATCCACTCTGGATGCGCCGCTGGACCACCTCAAGGCCTGCCACCGGCGCATAGAAGAGCGCCTCGACACCATGGAGCGCGCCGCCGCCCGCCTGGAAACGCACCGCGACCGAGCCCTGGAAGCGTTTGAAAGCGCCTTCCATTTCATGGACACCAGTGGAGTCATGCACACCGAGGACGAAGAGTTGAGCGTCTTCCCGAGGCTCAGGCCGCTGATGGAGCCCGGTGAACTCTCTTACCTCGCCGGTCTGGAACACGAGCACACGGAGGCTCACCGGCTCTACACCGAGCTCAAGGATATCTACTCCGCGCCCGGCGATGTCTCTCAAATCAAAAGCGTTGTCTCCCGCCTGGCGACTCTCTACCGGGCGCACATCCAGTCGGAAGACAAGACTCTCCAGGGCTATGCCGCCCAGCACCTGGTGCAGGAAGATCTGGCCGCGATCTCCGCCGAGATGAAGGCCCGCCGCAACCCGGCCGCCTAG
- a CDS encoding CmcI family methyltransferase translates to MIITIDTSSARLDVSEAGREASLPLYSPEAFHLLSREWLKLGWNLGHWATFSWMDRQFLQLPDDMLRLAEAIWRLRPSVIIETGVYDGGSTLWFASLCRLMGHGRVISVESEVRPGVREALAEHAAGLVTLVESDSAASGAGLAVQAMIPPGDSVFVFLDSDHSARHVAAELENFAPLVTDGSYLVVADSNLADLAALPTGERIWSHDNPSVAVDEFLRCHPEFTRRRWVPTFEESVDFSAVSYFGNTWLQRRKSTG, encoded by the coding sequence ATGATCATTACCATTGATACCAGCAGCGCGCGTCTCGATGTCTCCGAAGCGGGCCGTGAAGCCAGCCTTCCGCTTTACAGTCCGGAGGCGTTTCACCTGCTATCGCGCGAATGGTTGAAGCTGGGCTGGAATCTCGGCCACTGGGCGACATTCTCCTGGATGGACCGGCAATTTCTGCAATTGCCCGACGATATGCTGCGCCTGGCCGAAGCCATCTGGCGCTTGAGACCTTCGGTGATCATTGAGACCGGCGTCTACGATGGCGGCAGCACGCTGTGGTTTGCCTCACTGTGCCGGCTGATGGGCCACGGCCGCGTGATCTCCGTGGAGTCGGAAGTTCGCCCAGGTGTGCGCGAGGCTCTGGCGGAGCATGCCGCCGGCTTGGTGACGCTGGTCGAATCCGACTCCGCCGCATCGGGCGCCGGGCTCGCCGTCCAAGCCATGATTCCCCCCGGCGACAGCGTCTTCGTCTTTCTCGACAGTGACCATTCCGCCAGGCACGTGGCCGCCGAGTTGGAGAACTTCGCGCCTCTGGTCACCGATGGCTCCTACCTGGTAGTGGCCGACAGCAATCTGGCGGACCTGGCCGCGCTCCCCACGGGAGAAAGGATCTGGAGTCACGACAACCCCTCGGTCGCTGTCGATGAGTTTCTCCGCTGCCACCCCGAATTCACCCGCCGCCGGTGGGTCCCCACCTTCGAAGAGTCGGTGGACTTCTCCGCTGTCAGCTACTTCGGCAACACCTGGCTACAGCGCCGGAAGTCAACTGGCTAG